The window CAGGACGAGGACGGGGTGAGCGTCGAACTGGCGGACGGCACGCGTCTGCGCTCGCGCTACCTCGTCGGCTGCGACGGCGCCCGCAGCACGGTGCGCAAGCTGCTCGGAGTCGGCTTCCCCGGCGAGCCCGCCGGGGTCGAGACGCTGCTGGGCGAGATGGAGGCGACCGGGGATCCGGAGTCGATCGCCGCCGTCGTCGCGCGGGTCCGCAGGACCCATCTGCGGTTCGGCCTCGCCCCGCTCACGAGCGGAGACGGGGACCGGAAGGGGGTGTACCGCGTCATCGTGCCCGCCGACGGGGTGGCCGAGGACCGCACGAGCGCGCCGACCCTGGAGGAGTTCAGGCGGCAGCTGCGGGCCCACGCGGGCACCGACTTCGGTGTGCACTCGCCGCGCTGGCTGTCCCGGTTCGGCGACGCCACCCGGCTGGCCGAGCGCTACCGGGTCGGCCGGGTGCTGCTGGCCGGGGACGCGGCGCACGTCCACCCGCCGACCGGCGGGCAGGGGCTCAACCTCGGTGTCCAGGACGCGTTCAACCTCGGTTGGAAGCTGGCCGCCGAGGTCGGGGGCTGGGCGCCGGAGGGGCTGCTGGACAGCTACCACGCCGAACGGCACCCGGTGGCCGCCGCCGTGCTGGACAACACCCGCGCGCAGATGGTGCTGCTGGGCACCGAGCCGGGCGCGGTCGCGCTGCGGGGGCTACTGGGCAGGCTGATGGACTTCGAGGAGGTGAACCGGTACGTGACCGGGCTCGTCACCGCGACGGACCTGCGCTACGACTTCGGCGAGGGGCACGCGCTGCTCGGCAGGCGGATGCGCGACATCCGTCTGACGCGGGGGCGCCTGTACGAGTTGACGCACGGCGGACGCGGGCTGCTGCTCGACCGGACCGGTCGGCTCTCGGTGGCGGGCTGGGCGGACCGGGTCGACCACGTCGTCGATACCGGCGGGGCCTGCGAGGAGCTG is drawn from Nocardiopsis dassonvillei subsp. dassonvillei DSM 43111 and contains these coding sequences:
- the rox gene encoding rifampin monooxygenase, with product MIDVTVVGGGPTGLMLASELRLHGVRVVVLERLTEPTRQARAQGLHTRSVEVMDQRGLLERFLAAGRKFRVGGIFGGITKPWPDGLDTAHPYGLAIEQPVTERLLDERALELGADVRRGHELVGLSQDEDGVSVELADGTRLRSRYLVGCDGARSTVRKLLGVGFPGEPAGVETLLGEMEATGDPESIAAVVARVRRTHLRFGLAPLTSGDGDRKGVYRVIVPADGVAEDRTSAPTLEEFRRQLRAHAGTDFGVHSPRWLSRFGDATRLAERYRVGRVLLAGDAAHVHPPTGGQGLNLGVQDAFNLGWKLAAEVGGWAPEGLLDSYHAERHPVAAAVLDNTRAQMVLLGTEPGAVALRGLLGRLMDFEEVNRYVTGLVTATDLRYDFGEGHALLGRRMRDIRLTRGRLYELTHGGRGLLLDRTGRLSVAGWADRVDHVVDTGGACEELGAPAVLLRPDGHVAWAGGDQRELLERLPRWFGAAAG